The DNA sequence AATCTATTCCCGGTATCTGCTCCTGAAATCCTCCAGAATCTTCCGGTGGTCAAATGCGAGTTCAAGATCATCTATATCCTCGATGTGGAATATTCCAATGTCTGCAGCGTCTGAACCGGCCTCCGGTTCACCGGACACTACCCTCGCGGTGAAGCATACGCTCACGGTGTGCCCGCGGGGATCCCTCCGGGGGTCGGAGTAGACCCCGAGGAGGTCCTTGATTTCAACATCAAGGCCTGTCTCCTCGAGGGCCTCCCTCCTTGCTGCATCCTCAACAGTTTCACCGTATTCCACAAATCCTCCAGGTATGGCCCAGGAACCCCTGTAGGGTGATCTGCCCCTCCGTATGAGGATTATTCTATCCCCTGATAACCTTATGATAACGTCCACCGTGAGCATGGGTGTCTTCAAACCAGACTCCTCCTGCAGGCATCTATTTCTAGGCGCTGCCCCTGGACTCTCCTAACGTGACTCCTGAGGCAATTATGTGGGCCGCCCTCAGTGGTTCTGGAATTGAGCTGCGGGTCGTTGATATCCTGACAATCTCTGCGGCGTCATCAGGTTCAATGCCTGCAGTCTGGATGTAGAGGGGTTCCCTGGATTCAACCCTGTGGATTCTACCGGCCCTCTCTATGCTGCGCCACCTTGCCTTCCAGTCAGAAAATCTGTGCTTGAGCGCCCTCTTTATTCTTTCCATATCTGGATGTTTCCTTACAACCACTATAACGGGAAGGCCGGTCCTCTCTGATAATTCCACTATGTCCACAACATTGAAGCCCCCGAAGGTCAGCCCATCAAGCATTATGACCCTCAGCTGGTTGAGGTGCCTTGATCCATTCACCATCTCGATGATCCGCTCTGTGGCATCGTCACCGTCCACCCTCACCGTGGTTGTGAGGACGCCGTCGAGCCACTGCCCGCCCCTGAATACGGTGCCGACCAGAAGCACATCCTCCTCACTTCTGGGGGTGAATGGAGCATCATCTATGCCAAGAATCCTTATCTCAGATTTTATCTGCCTGAAATTATGGTTCTCCATGGAAAAATAGTTCACAGGGACTCTATGAGGCGCCTGAATTCATCACATCTATCCCTCAGGGTTTCGGCTGCTGCCTTGAGTGATTTTTTCGGGCTTCCTGCCCTGATATATAGCTGTGGTTCCCCCACTATTGGGTGGTCTATCGAGTATGCTGCTGCCTTAACCTTTTCATCCTCCATGAGGATGCTTCTTAATACATTGCAGAGGGTGTGTGTTTCTCCCTCGAATACTATCTCCATCTCATTTCTCTTATCCAGAATGACTTCCATTAGAATTACCCCTTAAGTGATTAACCTTCATAATTCACTGATAGCTTCCTTTTTTCCCGGTTTTCACAGTTCGGGCACCTGACCTCGTCCCTGCCGTTCACTTCCATGAAGTGCCTGCAGCGGGTGCACATTGCCTTGATAACCCCAAGGTCACGGCCTGATGTCTGTAGATCTATGCCATCGAGGCCCATGATCTTTGTGACCCTTGCCTCCACGATGTCCCCTATCCTGAAGGCGTCTGTTAGCTTTGAAAGGTAGCCCTTCCTTGCCTGTGAAACGTGGACTCCTCCAACGAAGTATGTTGCAAGGGCTCTCCTGTTGCCCTTGATGCTGTGTATCCTCACAAGGGCCCGCTGACCCCTTACATCAATGACCTCTCCAATGACCCTTGAACCCCTTTTAAGTGTTGGTGGTGTGTTCAGCTTTGATATTACCTTTATGCTCTTATTCCGGTCATCCCTTGAAACCTCTCCAACGACAAGGGATTTTATCTTACCATCCTCATCGTAGGTCCCCTCAGAGGGGAGGACCTCTTCGCTTACAGCCAAAAAATCTCCGGGAAAAACCATATCCCCAGATTTAACTTTCATCCATTCACCTCTTCAAGGTAAAAACAATGCTTACCTTACAGTGATCTATGGTTAGATCTGATTATATATATGCTTTTGCATGCGACGTTCACAGATCGATTACTCCATGCCTCCGAATCTTACTACAAAACCATACTGCACATCTGTCCACTGATTACCATGCCTCTGATTACCATGCATGAGAGCCAGCCGCACACTGGCCTATCTGTAGATACCACACCAGATAAAGGGTTATCCGTGTATTATCTCATCCAGTGTGTAGTCGTCCCAGCTTCTCTCTCCCAGAACTATCTCCAGTTCAGATGGGTTCAGGAGTGGTCTATCGTAGAGCTGTGAGTCATCTATGGCTATCCTGGGACACGCAGTTACCACGAAGGCCTCAAGTTCCCTGAAGGGGAGAAGTGCAGCCGGTGAGATGTTCTCAGCGAGGAGTATGAGGGCCTCCCTTCCAGCCTCCTCAAGTTTTTTCTTAACCATGAGGGCCAGCTCAAACCTCATCTGTCCAGCCTTTGATGAGACCACCACCCCCCACCTGCTGGCATCCGATGCCCTGCTTATCCTCGCAAATCTCACCCTCAGGACCCTGTCTGCGAATTCCTCAATGTCCCTCACCTCGCCATGATATGGGTCAGCCACCACAACCTCGCGTCCGGTGAAGAGTTTTATGCCGAGGGGGTGGAAGTTCCCGCTTCCAAGGAAAAGGTAGGCATCTGCATCGGTGCCCCTGATGGCTGAGAAATTGCATCCCAGGACCTGGCCCCTGGCTGTGTTAACACCCTCCCCTGTGACGACCTCAAAGCCCCTCTCCTCAAGGAGAGACCTTGCCTGGTCAAGGAGGTGGAGGTGCTGTGCTGTTGTTGCAATTCCAATCCTCCTGTGGCCGGAAAGTCTGTCAGCAGCCTCCCTGATGACTTCACCTACCTCAACTGAGGATGCGGCCTCTATGAATATCACAGGGACCTCATAGTCGAGGGGGAGTGGTGTGTGTCCATAGTGGACTATGAGGTCAACCATGTCCCTCATTTTTCTATCTGAAACATCACATGCCCCGAAGCATGGGTCTGCGGATATCACGGCAGTTGCGCCTGTTTCTGATTCTATCTGCTCTGCAAGTTCAACTGCCCTCATTTTAAGTCCCTCAGGGAACTGAAGGCCCACGACCCCTGCATTACGTTTCCTTATCTCCCCGATGACCCTTTCAGTTTCAAGCCTGTAGAGTGACATTTAATCATGCGGCCCCCCGGCAGGGATATCCTCAACCTTAACTCTGCCATCGATAACATCAACCTTCACGAGGCTCTTCACAGTGAAACCTGTCCTTTCCCTCACGACCCTGGATCCCTCACCCTTATCTATGACTGTTATAACATCCCTGACATCAACATCCATCTCCCTGAGGGCCTCCAGGACCGCCAGGAGGGTCCCCCCAGTGCTCACAACGTCGTCAATGACAACGACCCTGTCTCCACTATCAACACCATTTATGTAGAGTTCCCCTTCACTGTATCCTGTCATCTGATGGACGGCAACCTCGCCGGGAAGGCCGTACCTTCTCTTCCTCACCACGACGAAGGGTATTCCAGTCTTCAGTGATAGAACCGTTGCATGGTGTATGCCCATGGCCTCTATGCAGATTATCTTATCCGCTTCAGGTCTGAACCTCCTCACTATCTCCTCTGCAACCTCCTCCAGGAGTTCGGGTTCGGTGAGGGGTATGCCATCGGTTACAGGGTTTACAAAGTAGTCATACTCTCCCTTCTTAATCACAGGTGAATTTCTGAGGCTTTCCTTGAGTTTATCAAGCATTTCGATCACGCATCGGGATTGTTGAAAATTGAATTCATTATCTAGATATGATTGAGGATCTTAATATAGGTCCTCAAAGGATCTGCCGCCCACCACCCTGTGACCTTTATATGGCACAGCCCATCCACCACTCTTAATTATATAAGGTGATCCCAACAATAGTTAATGATTATCCATCACTGCAGGTGAAACCATGCTTGGGAATCTGGGCAGAAGTCTCAGTAAAACTATGAAAAAGCTGGCAGGGATGACAATTGTTGATGAGGAGGTCGTCAGGGAGGTCATAAAGGATATACAGAGGGCCCTGATCCAGTCCGATGTCAACATAAAACTTGTATTCAACCTGTCAAAGTCAATTGAGGAACGGGCACTCAACGAGGAACCCCCTAAGGGGATAACGCCAAAGGAGCACATCATAAGCATAGTGTACGATGAGATGGTCAAACTCCTGGGTGAGAAGAGCCATGAACTTGTCATAGATGATAAACCGTACCGCATACTCTTCCTTGGACTCCAGGGTAGCGGTAAAACAACAACCATAGGTAAACTTGCAAGGTACCTCCGCAAGAAGGGTTTCACTGTTGGGGTGGTCTGTACAGACACCTGGCGCCCTGCGGCCCTTGAGCAGCTGAAACAGTATACCGAGGGACAGGACGTGAGCATATACGGCGACCCCCAGAACAGGGACGCCCTGGACCTTGCAGAGAAGGGACTTGCCCGGTTCCAGAAGAAGGACGTTATCATATTCGATACGGCCGGAAGACACAAGGAGGAGAAGGACCTCCTCAGGGAGATGGAGGAACTTTCAGCCATTGTGGAGCCCCATGAGGCCATACTTGTAATCGACGGAACCATAGGCCAGCAGGCAAGGGAACAGGCCCTCGCATTCAGAAAAGCCACAGATATAGGTTCAATAATTGTGACCAAGCTCGATGGTTCAGCCAAGGGTGGTGGGGCCCTCTCGGCCGTTGCAGAGATAGGTGCTCCCATAAAGTTCATAGGTACCGGTGAGAGGATAGATGACCTGGAGGTCTTCGATCCCGAAAGGTTCATATCACGTCTCCTGGGTATGGGGGACCTCAGAAGTCTCCTCGAGAAGGTTGAAGAGGTTTCAGAGGAGGAGATTGCAGAGGAATCCCTCGACGCAATACTCTCAGGTAAGTTCACCCTCAGGGATATGAGGGTGCAGTTTGAGATGATGGGTAAGATGGGGCCCCTCCAGCAGGTTATGAGTATGCTGCCCGGTGCCGGGAAACTCCCAAAGGACGCCAGCAGGATGACCGAGGAGACCATACGGAAGTACCTCATAATAATGGACTCCATGACAGAGGAGGAACTGGAAAAACCAGACATCATAAAGCACTCAAGAATACGCAGGATAGCCCGGGGTTCAGGGACACGCAATGAGGACGTTAAGGAGCTCCTGAAGTACTACAGGGTCACCAAAAAGGCCATGAAGGGGCTTGGAAGGAGAAAAATGGGCGGACCCATGGGCCAGCTCATGAGGCAGTTCATGAGATAGCATCCTGAAGGGCAGAGATCAGGGGATAACCATGGATGTTCAGCAGAGACTGGGAGGACTGCTTGAAATCACAGAGTCCAGAATATGTCTGCACTGCCTTGGCAGGCACTTTGTTGATTTGGTTGAAGGGCCAGGGAACCGTCTGAGGGGTGAGAAGCTCCAGAAGAAATTCTCGCTGAAACTATCCGGGCCATGCATGATATGCGGTGACGTCTTTGACAGGATTGATGAGGCCGCAGGGATGGTTAAGGAGAAGGTGGATGAACTTGGCCTTGAATACTCTTCGGTACTTGTGGGTACAAGGTTGCCCCCCAAAATGGTGGAACTTGATGATGAGATCAGAAAGCGCCTCGGAATCCAGACTGAGGGGCTTAAAAGGGATCTCAACCGTGAACTTGGTAAGAGGGTTGTCAAACTGCTGGGCTGCAGCGCAGAATTTGAGGACCCCGACCTCGTGGTGATGGTGGACTTCAGGGGGGACATCAGGGTCTGGATCCAGATAAACCCCCTCTTCCTTGAGGGGAGGTACCGCAAGCTGGTTAGGGGAATACCCCAGACCCGCTGGCCCTGCAGGAAGTGCAGGGGGAGGGGCTGTGAGAGGTGCAATTACACCGGTAAGATGTATCCCACGTCTGTGGAGGAGCTCATAGCCGGGCCCATCCTGGAGGCCAGCCAGGGACGTGATGCAAGGTTCCATGGCTCAGGCAGGGAGGATGTGGACGTCCGGATGCTCGGGACAGGGAGACCCTTTGTCCTGGAGATAAGGGAACCCCGGGTGAGGAACCTGGACCCTGAATCCCTTGAGGAGGAGGTGAACCGCAGGGCCCAGGGCATGGTTGAGGTTGAGGGCCTCAGATTCTCCACAAGGAAGAGGAAGGTTGAACTGAAGGACTCATCCCAGAGCAGGTACAAGGTTTACCGGGCCCTGGTTGAACTGGATGGAGACGTTACTGATGAGGACCTTGAGAGACTCGGGTCACTTGACATCATAAAACAGCGGACCCCTGTGAGAGTTTCCCACCGCAGGGCTGACAGGGTCAGAGAGAGGAGAGTCCTGGAAATATCATGGAACTTGCTGGATGGTTGCCTTGAGTTGATAATAAAGGGTGAGGGCGGCCTCTACATAAAGGAGCTTATTTCAGGGGATTCGGGACGTACAGAACCAAGTGTGAGCAGTGTTCTGGGGGTCCCTGCAAGGTGCGTGGCCCTTGATGTCCTTGAGGTCGGTGATGAACCATCAGAAAAAGATTAAGCAGATGATCGAAAAAATAAAACACTGCGTCCCATGCAGAATAGCCATGATAAGGAAAAATATATATTAATGGAGATATTAAATAGAGAACTTATAAGTTTAGATATCTGATTCTTGTAAAGTTTTAGTGACTGTTACAAGCCATTGAAGGCTTTTTATGGAGGTTAAAGAATGAGAAGATCAAGAGGTTTCAGAAGTAAAACAAGACACAAGCTTCAGAAGGTTAAAAGGCCAGGCAGGTCCAACCCCATAACAAGGAAGATCCAGAGCTTCAATGAGGGTGACCTTGTACACATCATCATCGACCCTAGCATTCACAGGGGCCAGCCACACCCGCGTTTCCATGGTAAAACCGGTCGAGTTGTGGGGATGATGGGTAAATCCTATGTTGTTGCCCTGAAGGATGGTAACAAGGATAAACAGCTTGTTGTGAGGCCAGAGCACCTTCAGATGCAAGAGTGATTCCCATGATCGGGAAAAAGGTTCTGGAAAGTGAACCTGTTTCTATGGCAGAGGTTAAGGAAATCCTTGAAAAATTTGGGGAAGACCATGAACTCACATACGAGCAGAACCTTGTCCTTGACCATGTAACCCGTTTTTCAAGGCTTGACCCTGAAAAGAGCAGGGAGCTGGTGGAGGAACTGATGGACATCCCCAACATCAAAAGGAGGCATGCTGTTAAAATTGCAGATATAATGCCGGTGGACATATCCGACCTCCGTTTAATCTTTGCCAAGGAGAGGGTTCCCATAAAGGCTGATGACCTTCCAGGCATACTCGAGGTAATAGATAAATACCGGGTCGAATAAAAATAATATCTGACCTGAAAAAAGTAGAGTATGTGATTTCATGGAAGAATACGCTATCATACTGGATTACCTTCCACTTGGTTACATGAGCGAAGGGTTCGGTACATTCAAGAAGAGGCCTGTTGCCCAGGCACTGGGTAAGGATGAGTTCACCCTCCTGGAGTTAACACCAAGACCGGACGTGGACCTTGAAATCCACGAGGAGGTCTACATCGGTAAGGGTAAAAGGGACAAGATCGCCCGTATAAACAGGAGGCTCCGTCACAATGAACTCACAGCCACCGCCAGGGTTGAGCTGCCCTACGTCGTTGAGGAGATAATAAAATCAAATGAGGACCGGTTTGTAAAGTTCTTCAACGAGGCTGGACCCATAAGTACCAGGCTTCACCAGCTTGAACTTCTTCCAGGAATCGGTAAAAAGCACATGTGGGATATCCTCAAGGCCCGTGAGGAGAAGCCCTTTGAAAGTTTCGAGGACATAAAGAACAGGGTCCCCATGTTATCAGACCCTGTTAAACTCATCGTCAGGAGGGTCCTCATGGAACTGGATGTTGAGGGCGCCAAACGGGGAAAACGTAAGTACAACATATTCACAAGACCGCCCCAGAAGAGGAGGGGCTGATCCTTCAATTTAAATTTAGAATCTATTTTTATGTCAGGGCTCTACACCGAGACAAGGGAGGTGCTGAGGAAGTATGGTGTGAGGCTTAGAAGGAGCCTCGGCCAGAACTACCTCATAGATGAGGTCAAAAGGCAGCGCATACTTGAATACGCTGACCTCAGGGAAGATGACAGGGTCCTTGAGATAGGACCGGGTATAGGGACCCTCACACTTCCAATGGCAGAACTTGCTGGTCATGTCACCGCAATTGAGAGTGATCCCCTCATTGCAGCTATCCTGATGGACAGGCTTCAGGTGGATAACGTTGATGTGATAGTCGGTGATGCCCTCAGGGTTGATTTTCCAGAATTCAACAAGGTCGTATCCAACCTGCCCTACCAGATCTCCTCCCCCATAACCTTCAGGCTTCTGGAGCATGACTTTGAACTCGCTGTTCTCATGTACCAGAAGGAATTTGCAAGGAGAATGGTTGCAGAGCCGGGTACAAGGGAGTACTCAAGACTGTCGGTCATGGTGCACTTCCTTGCAGAGGTTGAAATAGTTGACTACCTCAAACCGGGCTGTTTCTTCCCCCGTCCCAGGGTTGAATCTGCGGTTGTAACCCTTAAACCTACGGGTTTCAGGGCCCCGGCATTCCTAGAGGATGTATGCCGTGCACTCTTCCAGCACAGGAAGAAGAAAACCTCAAAATCCCTCAGAGAATCATTCCATGAAATAAGGACTGATCTGAGCTTTAATGAAGTTCTGAGGGGTCTTCCACCAGAAATACTGGAGAAGAGGGTCTTTCAGCTGAGACCAGAGGATATACTTGAAATAGCAGAGCATATAGAGGATCTCTCAGGTTCTTCCTGAGCTGGGCCTTCATCAGCACATCCCTGAGAAAACTATAAGTATTATGTAAACTATTTTTTACATAGGTGATTGTTTTGATAATAGCAAGACCCCAGTGGTTCGGTAGAAGAAAGTACGGTGGCTGGGGAGTCTCAATAAAAACCTGGCAGGGCGCAGTATACCTTGCATGCGTATTCCTGCTGCTCGTCGGGATCCAGCTACTTCCCCTCAACACCACCACAAGGATGTATGTGACAGGTGCCTGGCTTGCATTCATGTTCCTGGACATGTTTGATGTTATGTGGAAGGTGAAAAGGGATGAAAGGGAGTACCTCCATGAGGCCATAGCAGAAAGAAACGCCGCATGGGCCATGATGCCAGTGCTTGTAATTGGAGTGTTCATAGAACTCATCTCAAGTTCCCTGCAGGGAAAGCCCCACGTCGACCCCTTCATTTTACTTGCACTCCTTGCAGGTGTCCTTGCAAAATCCGTGACAAACTACCGGCTGGAGAGGGAGAATTGAGGACACTAATAAGGGAACACAGGAAGGAACTCGGATTAACCCAGGAGGAACTCGCAGAGAGGGTTGGGGTAACAAGGCAGACCATAATAGCCCTTGAGAAGGGACGTTACAGCCCCTCCCTCATCCTTGCCCACAGGATCGCAAGGGCCCTGGGAAGGGAGCATATCGAGGATATCTTCATCCTTGATGAGGACGGTGCAAAATGAAAATGATAAGATACGGTGAAATTAAAATAAAGACCTGCGAAAACGTCTATGAACCAGCAGAGGACACCTTCCTCCTTGCAGATAACCTGGATGTCAGGGAGGGTGATCGTGTCCTTGAAATAGGTACAGGAACAGGACTTGTTGCCATAAGAGCATCAGAGAAGGGAGATGTGACTGCAACCGATGTGAATCCCGCCGCAGTTAAGTGCACGCAGGAGAATGCCATTATCAATGGAGTTGAACTCAGGGTCCTGCAGGGGGACCTCTTTGACCCGGTTGAGGGCGAAAAATTTGACGTCATCCTCTTCAACACACCCTACCTTCCAGCCACCGGGGATGATGCCACAGGGGATGTCCTGGACCTCGCCTGGAATGGGGGCCCCGACGGCAGGATGGTTATAGACAGGTTCCTTGATGAGGTCCCGGCACACCTGAAACCT is a window from the Methanothermobacter thermautotrophicus str. Delta H genome containing:
- a CDS encoding NUDIX domain-containing protein, whose amino-acid sequence is MKTPMLTVDVIIRLSGDRIILIRRGRSPYRGSWAIPGGFVEYGETVEDAARREALEETGLDVEIKDLLGVYSDPRRDPRGHTVSVCFTARVVSGEPEAGSDAADIGIFHIEDIDDLELAFDHRKILEDFRSRYRE
- a CDS encoding DUF99 family protein; protein product: MNYFSMENHNFRQIKSEIRILGIDDAPFTPRSEEDVLLVGTVFRGGQWLDGVLTTTVRVDGDDATERIIEMVNGSRHLNQLRVIMLDGLTFGGFNVVDIVELSERTGLPVIVVVRKHPDMERIKRALKHRFSDWKARWRSIERAGRIHRVESREPLYIQTAGIEPDDAAEIVRISTTRSSIPEPLRAAHIIASGVTLGESRGSA
- a CDS encoding DNA-directed RNA polymerase subunit L, yielding MEVILDKRNEMEIVFEGETHTLCNVLRSILMEDEKVKAAAYSIDHPIVGEPQLYIRAGSPKKSLKAAAETLRDRCDEFRRLIESL
- a CDS encoding exosome complex RNA-binding protein Csl4; protein product: MKVKSGDMVFPGDFLAVSEEVLPSEGTYDEDGKIKSLVVGEVSRDDRNKSIKVISKLNTPPTLKRGSRVIGEVIDVRGQRALVRIHSIKGNRRALATYFVGGVHVSQARKGYLSKLTDAFRIGDIVEARVTKIMGLDGIDLQTSGRDLGVIKAMCTRCRHFMEVNGRDEVRCPNCENREKRKLSVNYEG
- the dph2 gene encoding diphthamide biosynthesis enzyme Dph2, giving the protein MSLYRLETERVIGEIRKRNAGVVGLQFPEGLKMRAVELAEQIESETGATAVISADPCFGACDVSDRKMRDMVDLIVHYGHTPLPLDYEVPVIFIEAASSVEVGEVIREAADRLSGHRRIGIATTAQHLHLLDQARSLLEERGFEVVTGEGVNTARGQVLGCNFSAIRGTDADAYLFLGSGNFHPLGIKLFTGREVVVADPYHGEVRDIEEFADRVLRVRFARISRASDASRWGVVVSSKAGQMRFELALMVKKKLEEAGREALILLAENISPAALLPFRELEAFVVTACPRIAIDDSQLYDRPLLNPSELEIVLGERSWDDYTLDEIIHG
- the hpt gene encoding hypoxanthine/guanine phosphoribosyltransferase, with translation MLDKLKESLRNSPVIKKGEYDYFVNPVTDGIPLTEPELLEEVAEEIVRRFRPEADKIICIEAMGIHHATVLSLKTGIPFVVVRKRRYGLPGEVAVHQMTGYSEGELYINGVDSGDRVVVIDDVVSTGGTLLAVLEALREMDVDVRDVITVIDKGEGSRVVRERTGFTVKSLVKVDVIDGRVKVEDIPAGGPHD
- a CDS encoding signal recognition particle protein Srp54, with translation MLGNLGRSLSKTMKKLAGMTIVDEEVVREVIKDIQRALIQSDVNIKLVFNLSKSIEERALNEEPPKGITPKEHIISIVYDEMVKLLGEKSHELVIDDKPYRILFLGLQGSGKTTTIGKLARYLRKKGFTVGVVCTDTWRPAALEQLKQYTEGQDVSIYGDPQNRDALDLAEKGLARFQKKDVIIFDTAGRHKEEKDLLREMEELSAIVEPHEAILVIDGTIGQQAREQALAFRKATDIGSIIVTKLDGSAKGGGALSAVAEIGAPIKFIGTGERIDDLEVFDPERFISRLLGMGDLRSLLEKVEEVSEEEIAEESLDAILSGKFTLRDMRVQFEMMGKMGPLQQVMSMLPGAGKLPKDASRMTEETIRKYLIIMDSMTEEELEKPDIIKHSRIRRIARGSGTRNEDVKELLKYYRVTKKAMKGLGRRKMGGPMGQLMRQFMR
- a CDS encoding tRNA pseudouridine(54/55) synthase Pus10, producing MDVQQRLGGLLEITESRICLHCLGRHFVDLVEGPGNRLRGEKLQKKFSLKLSGPCMICGDVFDRIDEAAGMVKEKVDELGLEYSSVLVGTRLPPKMVELDDEIRKRLGIQTEGLKRDLNRELGKRVVKLLGCSAEFEDPDLVVMVDFRGDIRVWIQINPLFLEGRYRKLVRGIPQTRWPCRKCRGRGCERCNYTGKMYPTSVEELIAGPILEASQGRDARFHGSGREDVDVRMLGTGRPFVLEIREPRVRNLDPESLEEEVNRRAQGMVEVEGLRFSTRKRKVELKDSSQSRYKVYRALVELDGDVTDEDLERLGSLDIIKQRTPVRVSHRRADRVRERRVLEISWNLLDGCLELIIKGEGGLYIKELISGDSGRTEPSVSSVLGVPARCVALDVLEVGDEPSEKD
- a CDS encoding 50S ribosomal protein L21e — its product is MRRSRGFRSKTRHKLQKVKRPGRSNPITRKIQSFNEGDLVHIIIDPSIHRGQPHPRFHGKTGRVVGMMGKSYVVALKDGNKDKQLVVRPEHLQMQE
- a CDS encoding RNA polymerase Rpb4 family protein — protein: MIGKKVLESEPVSMAEVKEILEKFGEDHELTYEQNLVLDHVTRFSRLDPEKSRELVEELMDIPNIKRRHAVKIADIMPVDISDLRLIFAKERVPIKADDLPGILEVIDKYRVE
- a CDS encoding DUF655 domain-containing protein, with the translated sequence MEEYAIILDYLPLGYMSEGFGTFKKRPVAQALGKDEFTLLELTPRPDVDLEIHEEVYIGKGKRDKIARINRRLRHNELTATARVELPYVVEEIIKSNEDRFVKFFNEAGPISTRLHQLELLPGIGKKHMWDILKAREEKPFESFEDIKNRVPMLSDPVKLIVRRVLMELDVEGAKRGKRKYNIFTRPPQKRRG
- the rsmA gene encoding 16S rRNA (adenine(1518)-N(6)/adenine(1519)-N(6))-dimethyltransferase RsmA, yielding MSGLYTETREVLRKYGVRLRRSLGQNYLIDEVKRQRILEYADLREDDRVLEIGPGIGTLTLPMAELAGHVTAIESDPLIAAILMDRLQVDNVDVIVGDALRVDFPEFNKVVSNLPYQISSPITFRLLEHDFELAVLMYQKEFARRMVAEPGTREYSRLSVMVHFLAEVEIVDYLKPGCFFPRPRVESAVVTLKPTGFRAPAFLEDVCRALFQHRKKKTSKSLRESFHEIRTDLSFNEVLRGLPPEILEKRVFQLRPEDILEIAEHIEDLSGSS
- a CDS encoding helix-turn-helix transcriptional regulator, whose translation is MRTLIREHRKELGLTQEELAERVGVTRQTIIALEKGRYSPSLILAHRIARALGREHIEDIFILDEDGAK
- a CDS encoding HemK2/MTQ2 family protein methyltransferase encodes the protein MIRYGEIKIKTCENVYEPAEDTFLLADNLDVREGDRVLEIGTGTGLVAIRASEKGDVTATDVNPAAVKCTQENAIINGVELRVLQGDLFDPVEGEKFDVILFNTPYLPATGDDATGDVLDLAWNGGPDGRMVIDRFLDEVPAHLKPGGRVQLVQSSLSDTEKTLQKLADMGFDASVTASERYFFEEIVLITAMI